The genomic region CTGGTGGTCTGGCCGCTCCTCTTCGTCCTTCCCGGCTGGGCGATCGTCGGCTGGGTGCGACCGCGGATCGCTGCCACCGGGCGGCTCGGGCTCGCGATCGTGCTGTCGGTGGCGCTCAGCGCACACCTCGTCTATTGGGTTGCACTCGCGACCGGTGGCTACCGGCGCGAGACGATCTTTGCGGTGGTGGCACTGCTGGCGCTCCCCATCCCGATCGGCGTCCTGCGCGGCGGCGCACGCTCCGTTCTCGACCAGGCCTCCGCGGTCTGGCACGCCGTCCGTCGCGACTGGCTCGCCTTCGCCCTGGCCGCGGGCTGCGCGGGCTTCGTGGGAGCGGTCCTGCAGTCCGGGCTGTGGCAGGCGACCCCCAACGGGATCTCTGCCGGAGGTTCCAACTGGAGCGACCTGGGGGTTCACCTCTCGATCGCCCAGTCGCTCAACGCCGGCAACTTCCCGCCGCAGGTGCCGTACTTCGCGGGCGAGCCGCTCATCTACCACTGGTTCGCGGATTTCCATGCCGCCATCGCTGCCCGCGCGGCGGGCCTCTTTTCCGTTCCGAGCTTCGTGGTCTCCTCGGCGATCCTGGCGGGCGCGCTCGCGCTCGTCGTCCACGGCCTGGTACGGACCCTGCTGCGCGGCCGCGGCGCGCGACGAGCCGCCGTGCTGGCGGTGGTCCTCGTCGTCTTCGCGGGCGGCTTCGGCTGGGTGCGGCTGATGGGGGACCTCGCCAACGGATTTGGCGACCTGCCCAGCCTGGTGACGCGCAACTCGTACGACAACTCGTGGCTGACGGACTGGCCTTACTTCCGCATCCCATCCGTGATGGGGACGGGACTCCTCGTGCACCGCGCCACGACCGCGGGGCTGCCGATGCTCGTCGGCGCCGTTCTCCTGCTGGTGGCTGGCCTGCCCTCCGCCCGCGCGCGCGCAGCGGGCTGGCGCGACCGACCGGCGCTCATCTTCCTTGCCGGCCTGCTGGGCGCGCTGCTTGCGCCGTTTCATTTCTTCTTCTTCCCGGTCTTCCTGGCCCTGGCGCTGGGGTGGGCCGTCGTTGGTGGTCGGCTGTTCGACCGGCACGCGCCGCGCAACGCCGCGTTGCTGCTGGCGCCCTATCTGCTGGCCGTGCCGTTCGCGATCGCGGCCGTGGCCCAGGCTCGCGGCAGCGGCACCCTCCAGTGGGTCGTCGGTTGGGAGTCGGCGCCGATGGGTGACGGGTCATGGGCAGTCCTCTTCTTCTACTTCACGAACCTGGGGCTGCCCTTCGTCCTCGCGCTGCTCGCCCTGCTCCTTCCGCGCGTCCCACACCGCGGGTTCCTGGCGATCTGGCTGGTTGCTCTCTTCGTGGTGCCCAACGTCGTGCAGGTGAGCGCAATCGGATTCGACATGAACAAGTACTTCCAGGCGATGTGGATCGCGGTGGCCGTGCTGGCCGCCTGGCTGATCCGGCGCTGGCCCGCGCCGGCCATCGCCGCCGTCCTGCTGGTGAGCATCCCCTCGCCCCTCCTCGTCTCGGCCTGGACCGCCCTCAATCGCGAGGTGGTGCTCGGCTGGAGCGAGGTCGAGGCCGCGGAGTGGATCGCCGCCAACACCCCGGAGCGTTCCGTCTTCGTGACGAACGGCTGGCTCAACTCGCCGACCGATCCGGCTGGCCGCCTGCGGGTGCTGACCTTCACGCCGTACATCGCCAACCTCGGCTACTCGCCCGACGAGCGCTCCGCGGTGGTCGAGGCGATCTATTGCTCGGGAGACCCGGTGCAGGCCGCGGACCTGACGCGCTCGCTCGGCGCCACCTATCTGCTCGATACCGGTCCGCCACGTGCCTGCCAGCCGACCATCTTCGACCAGAGCCCGGACTGGGAGCTCGTCTACGATCGGTCCGGAGTGCGGATCTGGCACGTCAGCGGCGGGGTCGCCTCGATCCGTGCGCCCGGCTCCCTATCATTCCGCCGGTGACCAGCAGCGCGGCGGTCGTAACCCTCGATCACGTCTCCAAGCGCTACGGGCCGGCGGGCACTCCGCCGGCCGTGTCGGATCTGTCGCTGACAATCCCCGCCGGGGAGATCGTGGTCCTCGTGGGACCGTCGGGCTGCGGCAAGACGACGACCATGAAGATGATCAACCGTCTGATCGAGCCCACCAGCGGCGGGATTACGATCGACGGCGAGGACGTCATGGCGCTGCCGCCGGTCGAGCTGCGGCGGCGGATCGGCTACGTCATCCAGCAGGTAGGGCTCTTCCCGCACTTCACGGTGGCGGAGAACGTGGCGGTCGTGCCGCGCCTGCTGCGCTGGTCGGAGGGGCGCATCCGCGACCGGGTCGAGGAGCTGCTCGACCTCGTCCGGCTGGAGCCGGCGACCTACCGTGACCGCTATCCTGCCGCGCTCTCCGGGGGCGAACGCCAGCGGGTGGGCGTGGCCCGTGCGCTGGCGGCTGATCCCCCGCTGATGCTCATGGACGAGCCATTCGGTGCCGTCGACCCGATCCTGCGCGACCGGCTCCAGAACGAGTTCCTGCGGCTGCAGGCGCAGGTCCGCAAGACGATCGTCTTTGTCACCCACGACGTGGACGAGGCGATCAAGATGGCCGACCGCATCGCCATCCTGCAGCGAGGCGGGATTCTGGCCCAGTACGACACTCCCAACGCCATCCTGGCGGCACCGGCCAGCGACTTCGTCGAGCATTTCGTTGGAGCCGATCGCGGCCTGAAGCGGCTCTCGCTGGCGCGGGTCCGCGACCTCCCGTTGCAGGAGCCGATCACCGCTCGGGCCGGGGAGCAGCGCGCCGATATCCGCAGGCGGCTGGCGTCCGCCGGGGCGCATTACGCGCTGCTGCTGGATGCCGACGATCGCCCCATCGGCTGGCTCGGGAAGCGCGACCTGGCCATCGACGGCGTCACTGCCGCCGAGGACGCCACGCCGGGCTCGCCAACCCTGCAGCCGGAGACGACGCTGCGCGACGCGCTGTCGACGATGCTCGGCTCTTCGGTCCAGCTGGGGGTGGTAGTCGACGAAGGTGATCGAGTCCTGGGCCTCGTCAGCGTGGACGCGATCTCCGAGGTCCTGCGCAAAGGAGGCGCCATGTGAGCTCGGACGAGCCCTTCATCCGATGGGACTGGGTCGTCGCCAACCTGGACGACATCGGCGAGCGGACCTGGGAGCACATCGTCATGACCGTCATTGCGGTGGGAGTCGGCTTTGTCCTCTCCTTCGCGCTCTCGCTGCTCGTCGTTCGCTGGCGTCGCCTGTATCCGCCGATTATCGGCGCGTCGGGGCTGCTGTACTCCATCCCCAGCCTGGGCCTCTTCGCCCTCCTCATCCCGTTCACCGGGGTGTCGCTGCTGACGGCCGAGATCGCGCTCGTCAGCTACACGCTCCTGATCCTGGTTCGCAACATCGTGGCGGGCTTCGACGCCGTGCCGCGGGACGTGCTCGAGGCAGCGCAGGGCATGGGCTACGGTCCGTGGCAGCTGCTGTGGCGTGTCCAGCTGCCGCTCGCGCTGCCGACGATCGTGGCCGGGCTGCGCATCGCCACGGTCACGACCGTTGGCCTGGTGGCGGTGACCGCCCTGATCGGGCAGAGCAACCTCGGCTCCCTGATCGTGCAGCGCGGGATCCGCGCCAGCTTCCCCACCGCGATCCTGGTGGGCGCCTTTGGATCGGTCGTGTTGGCCGTGCTGGCCGACCTGGGCTTCGTCGCGCTGCAGCGGCTGCTGACCCCCTGGACGCGGACGCGGAGCGCCTGACCGATGGATTTCGTGGGGCAGGTCGTCGCCTGGTTCGCCGCTCCCGAGCAATGGAACGGGCAGAACTCGATCCCGGTCCACCTCCTCGGCCACCTGGCGCTGTCTGTCTTTGCGCTGCTGGCTGCCGTCGTCATCGCTTTGCCGATCGGTATCGCAATCGGGCACACGGGAAGCGGGGCTTTTTTCGCGATCGCGCTGGCCAATATCGGCCGGGCCATCCCATCGATTGCGATCCTGGGCGTCGTCTTCCCGATCAGCCTGCGGCTCAATCTCGGATTCGGCTTCGTGCCGACCCTGATCGCCCTGATCGCGCTGGCCATTCCGCCGATCGTCACCAACGCGTACGCGGCGCTGCGCGAGGTCGATCGCGACCTGGTCGAAGCGGGCCGCGGGATGGGGATGGGCGAGCTGGAGCTGCTCACCCGGATTGAGCTGCCGGTGGGGGCCGGGTTGCTGCTGACAGGCATCCGCACGGCTGCGGTGCAAGTGGTCGCCACCGCGTCGCTAGGCGCCGTCATCTCGGCCGACTGTCTCGGGTACTTCGTCCTCAAGGGGATCGCCACGCAGGATATGCCGCAGATCTTCGCCGGGGCGCTGATGATCGCCGCGCTGTCGCTCCTGACCGAGCTGCTCTTTGGGGTACTGCAGCGCAGCGTCATCCCGCCCGGTCTGGGCACACTGCAGACAGCGTCGACCGGCGCCGAAGCCGGCGGCTGAACCCGTTTCCGACCTGGTCGGTGGCCGCTGCTAGACTCGCCGCTCGGCCAGCCGCCGCGCCGCG from Chloroflexota bacterium harbors:
- a CDS encoding ABC transporter permease; this translates as MDFVGQVVAWFAAPEQWNGQNSIPVHLLGHLALSVFALLAAVVIALPIGIAIGHTGSGAFFAIALANIGRAIPSIAILGVVFPISLRLNLGFGFVPTLIALIALAIPPIVTNAYAALREVDRDLVEAGRGMGMGELELLTRIELPVGAGLLLTGIRTAAVQVVATASLGAVISADCLGYFVLKGIATQDMPQIFAGALMIAALSLLTELLFGVLQRSVIPPGLGTLQTASTGAEAGG
- a CDS encoding ABC transporter permease, which encodes MSSDEPFIRWDWVVANLDDIGERTWEHIVMTVIAVGVGFVLSFALSLLVVRWRRLYPPIIGASGLLYSIPSLGLFALLIPFTGVSLLTAEIALVSYTLLILVRNIVAGFDAVPRDVLEAAQGMGYGPWQLLWRVQLPLALPTIVAGLRIATVTTVGLVAVTALIGQSNLGSLIVQRGIRASFPTAILVGAFGSVVLAVLADLGFVALQRLLTPWTRTRSA
- a CDS encoding betaine/proline/choline family ABC transporter ATP-binding protein gives rise to the protein MTSSAAVVTLDHVSKRYGPAGTPPAVSDLSLTIPAGEIVVLVGPSGCGKTTTMKMINRLIEPTSGGITIDGEDVMALPPVELRRRIGYVIQQVGLFPHFTVAENVAVVPRLLRWSEGRIRDRVEELLDLVRLEPATYRDRYPAALSGGERQRVGVARALAADPPLMLMDEPFGAVDPILRDRLQNEFLRLQAQVRKTIVFVTHDVDEAIKMADRIAILQRGGILAQYDTPNAILAAPASDFVEHFVGADRGLKRLSLARVRDLPLQEPITARAGEQRADIRRRLASAGAHYALLLDADDRPIGWLGKRDLAIDGVTAAEDATPGSPTLQPETTLRDALSTMLGSSVQLGVVVDEGDRVLGLVSVDAISEVLRKGGAM
- a CDS encoding DUF2298 domain-containing protein, whose amino-acid sequence is MPPDPRGVIGLRVVEAIVAAVVVGGALLAAWVEPAVAVLVVWPLLFVLPGWAIVGWVRPRIAATGRLGLAIVLSVALSAHLVYWVALATGGYRRETIFAVVALLALPIPIGVLRGGARSVLDQASAVWHAVRRDWLAFALAAGCAGFVGAVLQSGLWQATPNGISAGGSNWSDLGVHLSIAQSLNAGNFPPQVPYFAGEPLIYHWFADFHAAIAARAAGLFSVPSFVVSSAILAGALALVVHGLVRTLLRGRGARRAAVLAVVLVVFAGGFGWVRLMGDLANGFGDLPSLVTRNSYDNSWLTDWPYFRIPSVMGTGLLVHRATTAGLPMLVGAVLLLVAGLPSARARAAGWRDRPALIFLAGLLGALLAPFHFFFFPVFLALALGWAVVGGRLFDRHAPRNAALLLAPYLLAVPFAIAAVAQARGSGTLQWVVGWESAPMGDGSWAVLFFYFTNLGLPFVLALLALLLPRVPHRGFLAIWLVALFVVPNVVQVSAIGFDMNKYFQAMWIAVAVLAAWLIRRWPAPAIAAVLLVSIPSPLLVSAWTALNREVVLGWSEVEAAEWIAANTPERSVFVTNGWLNSPTDPAGRLRVLTFTPYIANLGYSPDERSAVVEAIYCSGDPVQAADLTRSLGATYLLDTGPPRACQPTIFDQSPDWELVYDRSGVRIWHVSGGVASIRAPGSLSFRR